The sequence below is a genomic window from Candidatus Neomarinimicrobiota bacterium.
CTGTGCGGAGTTATTTAAACGCGCCAAAGGGGCAGGATTAACCACTTCTTTCGATCCTGGTTGGGATCCCCAGGAGGAGTGGACTGAGGATATCATGGAAGTCCTCCGAAATGTGGACGTCTTCTTGCCCAACGAACAGGAGGCCCTCAATATTTCGGACAGAAAGACGGTAGATGAAGCCCTGGCGGAACTTGGGTCCTATTCTCAAGTGGCCGTTATCAAACAAGGGGAAGAGGGAGTTACCTGCCTGGCTGATGAAAGGATCATTCGGGTGCGGACCTATCGGGTTGAGCCTGTCGATACTACGGGAGCCGGGGATAGTTTCAACGCTGGCTTCCTGAATGAGTGGCTCCAGGGGTCGGACATCCGGCAGTGCCTGAAGGCGGGCGCCGCCTGTGGTGCCCTGGCCACGACCAAGATGGGCGGGGCGACAGCCTCGCCGACCATGGAAGAACTGAAGCAGTTCCTGGCCAGTCATGAACACGAGGATATCTTCGGCAACTGACACTCCTGTAGGCTGCCGGAATCTTTTCAGCCTTTTATCATGAATCATCCCTTCGCAGAAGTAGTGGCGGCTCAAAAAGCAGGGCGCAGTCTGGGTATCTATTCCGTCTGCTCCGCCAATCGCTTTGCTATCGAAGCTGCCATGCTCCAGGCCAAAGCTGACGGAACTTCGCTCCTGGTTGAGGCTACCTCGAACCAGGTCAATCAGTTTGGGGGCTACACTGGCATGACCCCACAACGATTCGTGGCCTACATCCAGGATATCGCTAAATCTCTGGACTTTCCTATTGAGCGAGCGATCCTTGGTGGTGACCATCTGGGGCCAAACCCGTGGCAAGGTGAGCCAGCAGCGAGTGCCTTATTAAAAGCCTGTGAGCTTATCCGGGCGTATGTTGAAGCTGGCTTCACCAAAATTCACCTGGACGCCAGCATGCGCCTGGGAGATGATTCCGGTGATAGTCAAACTCCGTTGGATCCGGAGGTCATTGCCGGACGTTCGGCCGACTTATGCCAGGTGGCTGAGGAGGCTTATGCCGAGCGGCCCGCCGGTTCTTCGCCGCCGCTTTATGTGATCGGTACTGACGTCCCCATCCCGGGTGGCGGTAAGGGCGGTATTATAGAACACCATGTTACATCCATTCAAGGTGCGCAACAGACCATATGCTTACACCAGCAGGCATTTCAGAAG
It includes:
- a CDS encoding carbohydrate kinase family protein — protein: CAELFKRAKGAGLTTSFDPGWDPQEEWTEDIMEVLRNVDVFLPNEQEALNISDRKTVDEALAELGSYSQVAVIKQGEEGVTCLADERIIRVRTYRVEPVDTTGAGDSFNAGFLNEWLQGSDIRQCLKAGAACGALATTKMGGATASPTMEELKQFLASHEHEDIFGN